Proteins encoded by one window of Bacillus sp. DTU_2020_1000418_1_SI_GHA_SEK_038:
- a CDS encoding cation diffusion facilitator family transporter: protein MGHHHGHAHGHNHSHGNIENKKALSIAFLLIASFMVVEIIGGIMTNSLALLSDAGHMLSDAAALGLSLFAIKLGERKASASKTFGYKRFEIIAAALNGITLILISLYIFYEAYHRFFNPPEVQSVGMLIVSSIGLLVNILAAWILMRGDKEENLNVRSAFLHVIGDMLGSVGAIIAALLMMFFGWGIADPVASVIVAGLIIVSGWRVTKESLHILMEGSPAHIEIEKVKTALLKIPFVNTVHDVHIWSITSGMPMLSCHLVIENDGIHDVILHHAQSILHDDFGIEHSTIQVEKIEFGCPNHHGSCN from the coding sequence ATGGGGCATCATCATGGTCATGCTCATGGACATAACCACTCTCATGGAAACATTGAAAATAAAAAAGCATTATCTATAGCATTTCTCTTAATAGCTTCCTTCATGGTTGTTGAGATAATCGGCGGGATTATGACAAATAGCTTAGCGCTTCTTTCCGATGCAGGTCATATGCTTAGTGATGCAGCTGCATTGGGATTGAGTCTTTTTGCAATCAAACTCGGAGAAAGAAAGGCCTCGGCTTCCAAAACTTTTGGCTACAAGAGATTTGAAATTATTGCTGCTGCTTTAAATGGAATTACACTAATTCTTATTTCGCTTTATATTTTTTACGAAGCCTATCACCGCTTTTTCAATCCGCCTGAGGTTCAAAGTGTCGGAATGCTCATTGTTTCTTCCATTGGATTATTAGTCAATATTCTGGCAGCCTGGATTTTAATGCGTGGGGATAAAGAGGAGAATTTGAATGTCCGAAGTGCTTTTCTTCATGTAATCGGAGATATGCTTGGATCAGTAGGCGCTATCATTGCCGCACTGCTTATGATGTTCTTCGGATGGGGAATAGCCGACCCGGTTGCCAGCGTCATTGTAGCCGGTCTCATCATCGTAAGCGGCTGGAGGGTAACGAAGGAATCCTTGCACATTTTGATGGAAGGCTCTCCCGCTCACATTGAGATTGAGAAGGTCAAGACAGCTCTTCTTAAAATTCCATTCGTTAATACAGTACATGATGTTCATATTTGGTCGATTACATCCGGAATGCCGATGTTAAGCTGTCACCTTGTCATTGAAAATGATGGGATTCATGATGTCATTCTGCACCATGCCCAATCCATTCTCCACGATGACTTCGGGATTGAGCATAGTACTATTCAGGTTGAAAAAATAGAATTCGGCTGCCCGAATCATCATGGAAGCTGTAATTAA
- a CDS encoding MFS transporter, producing MAKVLEQHEQPSAKGGIPYWVKIVTVFFLGWVALYATRTILNPIMGDIQSEFGLSNSQLGLIMSIFFLGYAGLNIPSGILGDKIGKKRVLVPGVILFGVFAAVTGMMPSFFLFMTTWLMVGIFQGFFYGPSYGLSSEAIPKHRITLGSAIINSGMAFGTSIGYYISSYSVHEFGMSWRSPFFIIAIPVVLIGLAMWWVIKEKPKSKAEKAAENNGEKLKLGELFKNKNLIAAYITIFSAIYAFFVVITWIPFYLEQERGITGGSVAFVSSLVPWAAIPGSILFSWIADKMGKRKPVLLVMMPLSIIALVSIVFFDNMGVLYAALIGYGIFGKISTNPVLVAVIADNAPKHAYSTSFGVYNFIGMCGSILAPYITGFLTDVTGSLNTGFYFAGALLLVGTVAVMFIDENNRPNVEGAK from the coding sequence ATGGCAAAGGTTTTGGAGCAACATGAGCAGCCTTCAGCAAAAGGCGGAATTCCGTATTGGGTCAAGATTGTAACCGTATTCTTTTTAGGCTGGGTCGCATTATATGCTACTCGTACAATTCTAAACCCAATCATGGGCGACATTCAAAGTGAGTTTGGTTTAAGTAATTCACAACTTGGTTTAATTATGAGTATCTTCTTCTTAGGCTATGCAGGACTTAATATTCCTTCAGGTATTCTAGGAGATAAAATTGGGAAAAAACGAGTGCTTGTACCAGGGGTTATTCTATTCGGTGTTTTTGCAGCGGTAACTGGTATGATGCCATCATTCTTCCTATTTATGACAACTTGGTTAATGGTAGGTATTTTCCAAGGCTTCTTCTATGGACCTTCTTACGGTCTATCATCTGAAGCGATACCTAAACACCGCATTACATTAGGCAGCGCGATCATTAACAGCGGAATGGCTTTCGGTACGTCAATTGGTTACTATATTTCAAGTTATTCTGTTCATGAATTTGGAATGAGCTGGAGATCACCATTCTTCATCATTGCTATTCCTGTCGTTTTAATTGGATTAGCTATGTGGTGGGTAATTAAAGAAAAGCCAAAATCGAAAGCAGAGAAAGCTGCAGAAAATAATGGCGAAAAGCTTAAACTTGGAGAGTTATTTAAAAACAAAAACTTGATTGCAGCTTATATTACAATTTTCAGTGCTATCTACGCATTCTTCGTAGTTATCACTTGGATTCCTTTCTACTTAGAGCAGGAGCGCGGCATTACAGGCGGAAGTGTTGCCTTCGTATCATCCCTTGTTCCTTGGGCAGCGATTCCAGGCTCCATTCTTTTCAGCTGGATTGCTGACAAAATGGGTAAACGTAAGCCAGTTCTATTAGTCATGATGCCATTATCCATCATTGCACTAGTATCCATTGTTTTCTTCGATAATATGGGAGTATTATATGCGGCTTTAATCGGATATGGTATCTTCGGTAAAATCAGTACAAACCCTGTTTTAGTTGCAGTTATCGCCGATAATGCACCAAAACATGCGTATAGTACATCATTTGGTGTTTATAACTTTATCGGAATGTGCGGATCCATTTTAGCACCTTATATTACAGGATTCCTTACAGACGTTACAGGAAGCTTAAACACAGGATTCTATTTCGCTGGTGCACTTCTACTTGTCGGTACCGTTGCTGTTATGTTCATTGACGAAAACAACCGCCCAAACGTTGAAGGTGCAAAATAG
- a CDS encoding ATP-binding protein yields MKKARSFKKELISSFLTITFFSIAILGVFQVYQLYSLINENQKSQAQTTNYLSDYIQNYVLEHKKAIQTESLTIREKFINQDVEGIQTQLKNIKENYPGFVNMYVGNTKGQSIVFYPEVFTDGVERENLNFSDRSYYKELLKTKDTVISPVFHGRGGTNILLVTIVSPIKNEEGEMIGYVLGALDLNELGEHIQKRTFGEGGQAVVIDQDKNVIVHPTIDTRRELVNFSGSVVTRYIEEQRNNEGSNFFDIENQQEEFYITYVKIPPLNWTVWIEKPTDVIMKTYKNAIMMIVVFLLITVILMIGVSLLLTNRLERTIHQLLNYIKDYTIGIKKKRESTKKIQGPQEMEELFYYFNNMIEEVEKNKKGLMELNKELEGRVQERTAVLEHKNSELKAVNKLITSVSSNKDLAHFIQHCLKEIEPFMNYSIHIYFLDLAVTNNSIHTNQTLLQYLSENMTGDQQYMEPIQIEQKNKGYLIVDMTSDKTIKSSDQEFLHTFASSLSVMLQNKFLFEEIRNKHAVLEAVLESMSEGLMLLNNQKEVEYVNEFFLKVVASDEDEDDDDEIDYEYRNGLVSLDDVYKRFITLFDVEKEDLSAFFANEKGELKLEEKKKSKKPKYYLLHRFSVMLDENIIGEGLVLRDITQEEEIDTLKNNLISLTSHEFKTPITNIKGSVETLLRSEVEWEPEFQQELLEGVHEDIERILHLVNDWMDISKIESGTMYVERNMIRADHVIEQSMEQIPLSLKAGASLKFHNKLRDGFTFYADKMRVQQVLVNLFTNALRYNDSFEKKIDITLEVENNYIKITVSDNGIGISEDHLTKIFNRFYQVDVTATRRTGGTGLGLSICLGIMEAHKGKIEVKSELDKGSTFILYFPIMRGEE; encoded by the coding sequence ATGAAAAAAGCCCGTTCCTTTAAAAAAGAACTCATTTCTTCCTTCTTAACCATTACTTTTTTCTCGATTGCGATACTTGGAGTTTTTCAAGTTTATCAGTTGTATTCATTAATTAATGAAAATCAAAAAAGTCAGGCACAAACGACTAACTATTTATCAGATTATATACAAAACTATGTATTAGAACATAAAAAAGCCATTCAAACAGAATCACTAACTATCCGAGAAAAATTTATTAATCAAGATGTGGAAGGTATTCAAACTCAGCTCAAAAACATAAAAGAGAACTATCCTGGCTTCGTCAATATGTATGTTGGAAATACTAAGGGACAGTCCATTGTTTTCTATCCAGAGGTATTCACTGATGGGGTAGAGAGAGAGAATCTTAACTTTAGTGACCGATCCTACTATAAGGAATTACTAAAAACTAAGGACACTGTCATCTCTCCAGTCTTTCATGGCAGGGGCGGCACAAACATTCTATTGGTAACGATCGTTTCTCCGATCAAAAATGAAGAAGGCGAAATGATTGGCTATGTGCTTGGTGCTTTAGATTTGAACGAATTAGGTGAACATATACAAAAACGCACCTTTGGAGAAGGCGGCCAAGCAGTTGTGATTGACCAGGATAAAAATGTGATTGTTCATCCAACTATTGATACGAGAAGAGAGCTCGTAAACTTCTCAGGGTCAGTGGTCACACGGTATATCGAAGAACAGCGCAATAATGAAGGCAGTAATTTTTTTGATATCGAAAATCAGCAGGAAGAATTCTATATTACGTATGTGAAGATCCCCCCTCTTAATTGGACTGTTTGGATAGAAAAACCGACTGATGTGATCATGAAAACGTATAAGAATGCCATCATGATGATAGTGGTCTTTCTGCTTATTACAGTCATTCTGATGATTGGTGTCAGCCTGCTCTTAACAAATCGCCTGGAACGAACGATTCATCAATTACTGAATTACATTAAAGATTACACGATAGGCATCAAGAAGAAGCGTGAGTCAACAAAGAAGATTCAAGGTCCGCAGGAAATGGAAGAGTTATTTTACTATTTTAATAACATGATTGAAGAGGTCGAAAAAAATAAAAAAGGATTAATGGAGCTAAATAAAGAGCTTGAAGGCAGAGTCCAGGAAAGGACAGCAGTCCTTGAGCATAAGAACTCAGAATTAAAAGCAGTAAATAAATTAATCACCTCCGTTTCTTCCAATAAAGACTTGGCCCATTTTATTCAGCACTGTTTAAAAGAAATTGAACCATTTATGAACTACTCTATTCATATATACTTTCTAGATTTAGCTGTTACGAACAATTCCATTCATACAAACCAAACTTTACTGCAATATCTCAGTGAAAATATGACTGGAGATCAGCAGTATATGGAACCAATACAAATAGAACAAAAAAACAAAGGGTATTTAATTGTTGACATGACCAGCGATAAAACAATTAAGTCCAGTGATCAAGAATTTCTTCATACATTTGCCAGTTCATTATCCGTTATGCTGCAAAACAAGTTTTTATTTGAAGAAATCCGCAATAAACATGCTGTCCTTGAGGCTGTCTTGGAAAGTATGTCAGAAGGATTAATGCTATTGAATAATCAAAAAGAAGTAGAGTATGTCAATGAATTTTTCTTGAAAGTTGTGGCAAGTGATGAAGATGAAGACGATGACGATGAAATTGACTATGAGTACCGTAACGGATTAGTAAGCTTAGATGATGTATATAAACGCTTTATTACTCTATTTGATGTGGAAAAGGAAGATTTGTCCGCATTCTTCGCGAACGAAAAAGGAGAGCTTAAACTAGAAGAAAAGAAAAAATCAAAGAAGCCAAAATATTATTTACTTCATAGATTTTCCGTTATGCTAGATGAAAACATTATCGGTGAAGGCTTAGTTTTACGAGATATTACACAGGAAGAGGAAATTGATACATTAAAAAACAATTTAATCTCGCTGACTTCTCATGAATTTAAAACACCGATAACAAATATTAAAGGCAGTGTAGAAACGCTTCTTCGTTCTGAGGTTGAATGGGAGCCTGAATTCCAGCAGGAGCTTTTAGAAGGCGTTCACGAGGATATTGAACGAATTTTACATTTAGTTAATGACTGGATGGATATCTCTAAGATTGAATCAGGAACTATGTATGTGGAACGAAACATGATTCGTGCGGACCATGTTATTGAACAATCAATGGAACAAATACCTTTATCACTTAAAGCAGGGGCTAGCTTGAAGTTTCATAACAAACTGCGGGACGGCTTCACCTTCTATGCAGATAAAATGCGCGTTCAGCAAGTACTAGTCAATTTATTTACGAATGCCCTTCGTTACAATGATTCCTTTGAAAAGAAAATCGATATTACTCTAGAGGTTGAAAATAATTATATTAAGATTACAGTTTCTGATAACGGTATTGGTATTTCTGAAGATCATTTAACAAAAATTTTCAATCGTTTCTATCAAGTAGATGTAACAGCAACGCGGCGAACAGGCGGTACGGGCTTAGGTCTTTCTATCTGTTTAGGAATTATGGAGGCTCATAAGGGGAAAATTGAGGTAAAAAGTGAGCTGGATAAAGGAAGTACCTTTATTCTATATTTCCCAATAATGAGAGGAGAAGAATAA
- a CDS encoding response regulator transcription factor, with product MKGQKICIVDDEPKILRFVSANLKSIGYEVTTVNSGEELFDKFDLISPDLILLDIMMPGQDGFYVLDKLRKFSDVPVIMLTARSNPQDKVHGLNVGADDYLTKPFSLDELFARVNAVLRRSHSSNAEPGLAKTPIIRTGDLAIDLGSKRCWINDEEFKLTQTEYSVMEILALNLDKVVQHETLLSEVWGPQYRDDVEYLRVCIARIRRKIKELLLTKEEYIVTYPGLGYMLRNVPKI from the coding sequence ATGAAGGGGCAAAAGATTTGTATTGTAGATGATGAACCAAAAATATTGCGATTTGTTTCAGCTAACTTAAAATCAATTGGTTATGAAGTAACAACGGTCAATTCTGGCGAAGAACTTTTCGATAAATTCGACCTCATTTCACCTGATTTAATACTGCTGGACATTATGATGCCTGGACAGGATGGGTTCTATGTGCTCGACAAGCTTCGCAAATTCTCGGACGTTCCTGTCATAATGCTGACAGCTAGAAGCAATCCACAGGATAAAGTTCATGGCTTGAATGTTGGTGCAGATGACTATTTAACAAAGCCTTTCTCATTAGATGAGCTTTTCGCCAGGGTTAATGCCGTTTTGAGAAGAAGTCATTCAAGCAATGCTGAGCCTGGTTTGGCGAAAACCCCGATTATTCGCACGGGTGATTTAGCCATTGATCTCGGCAGCAAGCGCTGCTGGATTAATGATGAAGAATTTAAACTTACCCAAACTGAGTATTCCGTTATGGAAATATTAGCGCTTAATCTAGACAAAGTTGTCCAGCATGAAACCTTATTGTCAGAAGTTTGGGGACCGCAATACAGAGATGATGTAGAATATTTGCGTGTCTGCATCGCAAGAATTCGCCGTAAGATCAAAGAGCTTTTGCTGACTAAAGAAGAATATATCGTAACGTATCCTGGTCTTGGATATATGCTCCGGAATGTTCCGAAAATTTAA
- a CDS encoding amino acid ABC transporter ATP-binding protein — protein sequence MSIIQVRNLKKSFGQLEVLKDINAEIKEKEVVCVIGPSGSGKSTFLRCMNRLEDITGGQVIINGYDITDEKININKVRQEVGMVFQQFNLFPHKTVMENVTLGPIKIHGTTKEAAQKTALDLLDKVGLKDKANSYPGELSGGQKQRVAIARALAMNPKIMLFDEPTSALDPEMVGDVLEVMKQLAKEGMTMVVVTHEMGFAREVGDRVIFMDGGYIVEENEPNELFGNPQHERTKAFLSKVLK from the coding sequence ATGAGTATTATTCAAGTAAGAAACCTAAAAAAATCATTTGGCCAGTTAGAAGTATTAAAAGATATTAATGCTGAAATTAAAGAAAAAGAAGTAGTATGTGTAATTGGGCCATCTGGATCTGGAAAAAGCACCTTTTTACGGTGTATGAACCGTCTTGAGGATATTACAGGCGGTCAAGTTATTATTAACGGTTATGATATTACAGATGAAAAAATTAATATTAACAAAGTCAGACAAGAAGTTGGAATGGTTTTCCAACAGTTTAATTTATTTCCTCACAAAACAGTCATGGAGAATGTAACACTCGGTCCGATAAAAATCCACGGAACAACTAAGGAAGCTGCCCAAAAAACAGCTCTTGATCTTCTTGATAAGGTCGGGCTTAAGGATAAGGCCAATAGCTATCCAGGGGAATTATCAGGCGGTCAGAAGCAGCGTGTTGCCATCGCTAGAGCTTTAGCCATGAATCCAAAAATTATGCTTTTTGATGAGCCAACATCTGCACTCGATCCTGAAATGGTCGGCGATGTGCTAGAGGTAATGAAGCAGCTTGCCAAAGAGGGAATGACCATGGTAGTTGTCACACATGAAATGGGATTTGCCCGTGAAGTTGGTGACCGGGTCATCTTCATGGACGGCGGTTACATTGTGGAAGAAAACGAACCAAATGAGTTGTTCGGAAACCCTCAGCATGAACGTACGAAAGCATTTTTAAGTAAAGTATTGAAATAA
- a CDS encoding MFS transporter — protein sequence METKKVLPILFLVMFLVMVGFGIIIPVLPFYAEEIGASPAELGWLMAVYSLMQLLFAPMWGRISDRIGRKPVIAIGIAGLSLSFFITAVSTELWMLFAARIIGGLLSSANMPTVMAYVADITSEENRGKGMGIIGAATGLGFIFGPAIGGMFSKMSLTMPFYIAGTTSALTFLLVLILLKESLTEENRQQQAKNKSSLWSAFTGSVSILFLLQLFMSLSLSGLEATFAYFAAKKAGLGTVQLGYIFMIMGLASAFVQGGLIGRLTKRFGEGMVIQGGIIVSAIGFACILLVDSFSTAALFLTIFGIGNGVIRPSVSALITKKSMAGHGSSTGLLSSFDSLGRIIGPPLGGWLFSIQAGLPYISGAVLSLIAFALYRIYAIKSSKTIFYKPELDRK from the coding sequence TTGGAAACTAAAAAGGTATTACCAATACTATTTCTAGTTATGTTCCTAGTCATGGTGGGCTTCGGAATAATTATTCCAGTTCTGCCTTTTTATGCAGAGGAAATTGGGGCAAGTCCCGCTGAACTAGGCTGGTTAATGGCTGTCTATTCTTTAATGCAGCTATTATTTGCACCGATGTGGGGGAGAATTTCTGATCGAATCGGAAGAAAACCGGTGATTGCGATTGGTATTGCTGGTTTATCATTATCGTTTTTCATTACGGCTGTTTCAACCGAGCTTTGGATGCTGTTCGCAGCGAGAATTATAGGGGGGCTATTATCCTCTGCAAATATGCCAACCGTTATGGCGTATGTAGCAGATATTACTTCAGAGGAAAACCGCGGCAAAGGAATGGGCATCATTGGTGCTGCTACTGGGCTCGGTTTCATATTCGGCCCAGCTATCGGCGGAATGTTTTCAAAAATGAGTTTAACGATGCCGTTTTATATAGCAGGGACAACGTCTGCGTTAACCTTTTTGCTAGTACTGATTCTATTAAAAGAATCATTAACAGAAGAAAATAGGCAGCAGCAGGCCAAAAACAAATCATCCTTATGGAGTGCATTCACTGGATCCGTATCCATATTATTTCTATTACAGCTGTTTATGTCCTTGTCACTATCCGGTCTAGAGGCTACTTTTGCTTATTTTGCGGCAAAAAAAGCTGGCTTAGGGACCGTTCAATTAGGCTATATATTTATGATTATGGGGCTTGCTAGTGCCTTTGTTCAAGGAGGCCTAATAGGGAGGCTGACGAAGAGATTTGGAGAGGGAATGGTCATACAGGGGGGAATCATCGTTTCAGCCATTGGGTTCGCCTGTATTTTGCTCGTTGATAGCTTTTCAACTGCCGCTTTGTTCTTAACGATTTTTGGGATTGGCAATGGTGTGATTCGTCCTAGTGTATCTGCATTAATTACGAAAAAATCGATGGCAGGTCATGGAAGCTCAACAGGGCTGCTATCTTCCTTTGATTCGCTTGGCAGAATTATTGGACCGCCATTAGGAGGCTGGCTATTCTCGATACAAGCAGGGCTTCCATACATATCTGGGGCTGTTTTATCACTTATTGCATTTGCTTTATATAGAATATATGCAATAAAATCTAGTAAAACAATATTTTATAAACCCGAGCTAGATAGAAAATAG
- a CDS encoding transporter substrate-binding domain-containing protein, with protein MKKFSLLSLFVILSLLLAACGTDKNEGKSGEGSSNDSKVYKIGVDTTYPPFEFEEGGEYKGIDIDLINAIAENQGFKIELNPMDFGGIIPAMQANQLDVGIAGMSITEERKKIVDFSEPYFDAGITLVVHKDNNDITTIDDLKGKTVAVKKGTSGANFAQANADSKGFKVVQFNDSPAMFQEVANGNADALIEDYPVIAYAIAQKDLGLKIAGDRLNGDQYGIAVLKGKNQDLLEKINKGLAELKENGKYDEILKTYLGEQ; from the coding sequence ATGAAGAAATTTAGTTTACTTAGTTTGTTTGTTATCCTCAGCCTTCTATTAGCTGCTTGCGGCACAGATAAAAATGAAGGAAAGTCAGGAGAAGGTTCATCTAATGATTCTAAAGTATATAAAATTGGCGTAGATACTACCTATCCTCCTTTTGAATTTGAAGAAGGCGGAGAATATAAAGGAATTGATATCGATTTAATTAATGCCATTGCAGAAAACCAAGGCTTTAAAATTGAATTAAACCCAATGGACTTCGGCGGCATTATTCCAGCTATGCAAGCTAACCAGCTTGATGTTGGGATTGCAGGAATGAGTATTACAGAAGAAAGAAAAAAAATTGTAGATTTCTCAGAGCCATACTTTGATGCTGGTATTACACTGGTTGTTCATAAAGATAATAACGATATTACGACAATTGACGACTTAAAGGGAAAAACTGTAGCTGTTAAAAAGGGAACATCAGGCGCTAACTTTGCACAGGCAAATGCTGATAGCAAAGGATTTAAAGTGGTACAGTTCAATGACAGCCCAGCTATGTTCCAAGAAGTAGCTAACGGCAATGCGGATGCTCTTATTGAAGATTACCCCGTTATTGCATACGCCATTGCTCAAAAAGACCTTGGATTAAAAATTGCCGGAGATCGTTTAAATGGAGATCAATACGGTATCGCTGTATTGAAAGGTAAAAATCAAGATCTATTAGAAAAGATCAATAAAGGTCTTGCTGAACTTAAGGAAAATGGAAAATATGATGAAATTTTAAAAACTTATCTTGGTGAGCAATAA
- a CDS encoding LTA synthase family protein: protein MNKYWPTELKKAVLHPYSLVMLILFIKLTAFQILIFNNTSIFHILFIEFPMWALGLSVLIFLSKKRKWLSIWLYSLGLSVLFIIVIFYTRYFSTIPSYYDVKQIYQSNSVKGTVALLGTPYDFLFFLDVLIILPLIWYFSKSDGNQHFSEAKRWAVRFSCIGLATTVLAFFYPLVDVSYFAKKHGYIQSQFVQLYERGFGTAFAQNEYLSDEELAELKGNMYVPFTEQRTFGIAKDRHVFVIQVESLQEFVINQTINGQEITPHLNELLKDSAYFNNVYQQIGAGNTSDAEWLMHTSLYPEGMDPTVNVIDGSGIPSLVRTLKKHGYGTSTYHADDITYWSRDKLYPALGFDYVYTSSEIPNKKLIGFGPADEILFNFVVSQLPEQLETHDKMYSNIITLTSHTPFEMPPQMEYLDLPEEFKGTYVGNYLQSVRYTDEQIGLFVQQLKDLGIYEHSILLLYGDHSGLHGAPVTEKDQKLLKEILGHRYNLHDRFTVPVLFTAPDIFMGETYSRLGGQIDLMPTLLNLLGIEHDVQMIGHNLFQYENNLLGMRYYMPGGSFISNEILYTAPSAKDPASLFNRKTMKKSKNTKGLQKKIDNTLLILQYSDYIRNKPLQ, encoded by the coding sequence ATGAATAAGTATTGGCCAACAGAATTGAAAAAAGCTGTGCTCCATCCTTATAGCTTAGTTATGCTCATTCTTTTTATTAAATTAACAGCTTTTCAGATTTTAATTTTTAATAATACATCTATTTTTCATATTTTATTTATCGAATTCCCTATGTGGGCCCTAGGTTTATCTGTACTTATTTTCCTTTCAAAAAAGCGTAAATGGCTTTCGATCTGGCTTTATAGTCTTGGCTTATCTGTCCTATTTATCATTGTTATTTTTTACACAAGATACTTTTCAACGATCCCTTCCTATTATGATGTGAAACAAATCTATCAATCCAATTCGGTCAAAGGGACAGTCGCTCTGCTTGGGACACCCTATGATTTTTTATTTTTCTTAGATGTCTTAATCATTCTTCCGCTTATCTGGTATTTTTCAAAATCAGATGGCAACCAACATTTCAGCGAAGCAAAAAGATGGGCGGTCAGATTTAGCTGTATAGGATTAGCTACTACTGTTCTTGCTTTTTTCTATCCCTTAGTGGATGTATCTTATTTCGCCAAAAAGCACGGATATATTCAATCTCAATTTGTGCAATTATATGAACGCGGATTTGGCACAGCCTTTGCTCAAAATGAGTACTTATCAGATGAGGAATTGGCGGAATTAAAAGGAAATATGTATGTGCCTTTTACCGAGCAGCGGACCTTTGGCATTGCAAAGGATCGGCATGTATTTGTGATTCAGGTAGAATCCTTACAGGAATTTGTTATTAATCAAACAATTAATGGACAGGAAATTACCCCTCATTTAAATGAACTATTGAAGGATAGCGCCTATTTCAATAATGTGTATCAGCAAATTGGCGCCGGCAATACATCAGATGCGGAATGGCTCATGCATACGTCCCTTTATCCCGAGGGAATGGATCCAACTGTGAATGTCATTGATGGCAGCGGGATCCCGTCACTAGTCCGCACCTTGAAAAAGCATGGCTATGGAACGTCTACCTATCATGCAGATGATATTACTTATTGGAGCCGTGATAAATTATATCCTGCGCTTGGATTTGACTATGTATATACAAGCAGCGAAATTCCGAACAAGAAGCTAATTGGATTCGGCCCAGCCGATGAGATCTTATTTAACTTTGTCGTGTCACAATTACCGGAACAGCTGGAAACACATGATAAAATGTATTCGAATATCATTACCTTAACAAGCCACACCCCTTTTGAGATGCCACCCCAAATGGAATATCTTGATTTGCCCGAAGAATTTAAAGGGACATATGTCGGAAACTATTTACAATCGGTTCGCTATACGGATGAACAAATCGGATTGTTTGTCCAACAGCTGAAGGATCTTGGGATTTATGAACATTCCATTTTGTTATTATACGGAGATCATTCAGGATTACACGGAGCACCCGTAACGGAAAAGGATCAGAAATTATTAAAAGAAATACTGGGTCATCGCTATAATCTCCATGACCGCTTTACTGTACCTGTTCTTTTCACCGCGCCGGATATTTTCATGGGAGAAACTTACTCTAGACTTGGCGGCCAAATCGACCTCATGCCAACCCTTCTGAACCTTCTAGGAATTGAGCATGATGTGCAAATGATCGGACATAATCTGTTTCAATATGAAAATAACCTTCTGGGGATGCGTTACTATATGCCCGGGGGATCTTTCATCAGTAATGAAATCCTGTACACTGCACCAAGCGCTAAGGACCCCGCTTCTTTATTTAATCGAAAAACTATGAAGAAATCCAAGAACACAAAAGGCCTCCAAAAAAAAATTGATAACACTTTGCTCATTCTGCAGTATTCAGATTATATAAGGAATAAGCCATTACAATAG
- a CDS encoding amino acid ABC transporter permease, with protein sequence METILSVLPYLLKGLQVTAYIFIIAIILGFLIGLVVALLRLSPLKVLNWIAKIFVDAIRGTPFIVQLFFIYFGLNSFGIISLNNTTAGIITVAINAGAYFSEIIRAGIQSIDKGQTEAARSIGLTGSQAMRYIVLPQAFRRMLPTITNQSIISLKDTSLLSIIGIADLTQQGQIQSAATFEAFNIWLAVGVIYFIVIYLISLLASFLERRFELR encoded by the coding sequence ATGGAAACAATTTTATCTGTCCTGCCATATTTATTAAAAGGTCTTCAAGTAACTGCCTATATTTTTATTATTGCCATCATACTCGGATTCCTAATCGGGTTGGTTGTTGCATTATTGAGACTTTCACCCTTAAAAGTTCTGAATTGGATCGCCAAAATTTTTGTTGATGCCATTCGTGGAACTCCATTCATTGTTCAGTTATTCTTTATTTACTTTGGATTAAATTCATTCGGCATTATATCATTGAATAATACGACAGCAGGTATTATTACGGTTGCTATTAATGCGGGTGCCTATTTTTCTGAAATCATCCGTGCGGGAATACAATCTATTGATAAGGGTCAAACCGAAGCGGCAAGATCAATTGGTTTAACAGGCTCTCAGGCTATGCGTTATATTGTACTTCCTCAAGCATTTAGAAGAATGCTTCCTACTATTACGAATCAATCAATTATTAGCTTAAAGGATACCTCCCTCCTTTCTATCATTGGAATTGCAGATTTAACACAGCAAGGCCAAATTCAATCCGCAGCGACTTTCGAGGCATTTAACATTTGGCTTGCTGTTGGTGTCATTTATTTTATTGTCATTTATTTAATTTCCTTGCTTGCTAGCTTCCTGGAAAGGAGATTTGAATTACGATGA